The following proteins are encoded in a genomic region of Pseudorca crassidens isolate mPseCra1 chromosome 1, mPseCra1.hap1, whole genome shotgun sequence:
- the LOC137224105 gene encoding WAS/WASL-interacting protein family member 1-like: MGGRAGPRKAFSHRPVSVHQEADFSYLPGDRKPPVLPHPSPPPLAHGESVPPPPHLLEPPAVSASPGVSAGPRHSLHRTRRGGSHSSSSAQARSDRTHGARTAGRVASYYGGRFGLTSAPLPPAPSPQSPVPSAQSPAA, encoded by the coding sequence ATGGGCGGGAGGGCCGGGCCACGGAAAGCGTTCTCACACCGGCCAGTCTCCGTCCACCAGGAAGCCGACTTTTCGTACCTCCCCGGGGACCGAAAACCGCCGGTGCTCCCGCACCCGTCGCCGCCGCCGCTTGCTCATGGAGAGTCCGTGCCGCCGCCGCCTCATCTACTAGAACCTCCGGCAGTCTCGGCCTCCCCCGGCGTGAGCGCTGGGCCCCGGCACAGCCTCCATCGCACTCGCCGCGGCGGCAGCCACAGCAGCTCCAGCGCCCAGGCCCGATCCGACCGGACCCACGGAGCCAGGACCGCGGGACGCGTAGCTTCTTATTACGGAGGAAGATTCGGCCTGAcctccgcccccctccccccagcccccagtcccCAATCCCCAGTCCCTAGTGCCCAGTCCCCAGCAGCCTGA